In Saccharicrinis fermentans DSM 9555 = JCM 21142, a genomic segment contains:
- a CDS encoding DUF4377 domain-containing protein: protein MDKLHLLISAILLGLIFNSCLKDEENDKKKNVKITIYPETGYGTSIMSDVWTQPLIFSDSDNGDKKQMMVDIIFEDLNFNYERGYKYTFKATKVWMQEPPQDVSSIKYTNISLISKEKVITQNIEEDIKLYISPNTKI, encoded by the coding sequence ATGGACAAACTACATTTACTTATTTCGGCAATTCTATTGGGCTTAATTTTTAACAGCTGTTTAAAAGACGAAGAAAATGACAAAAAGAAAAATGTGAAAATTACAATCTATCCCGAAACAGGATACGGAACCAGCATCATGAGTGACGTTTGGACCCAACCTTTGATTTTCTCAGATAGCGACAATGGTGATAAAAAGCAGATGATGGTTGACATCATTTTCGAAGATCTCAACTTTAACTACGAGAGAGGATATAAATACACCTTTAAGGCTACAAAAGTATGGATGCAAGAGCCTCCACAAGATGTCTCTTCCATTAAATATACTAATATCTCTCTTATTTCTAAAGAAAAAGTTATAACCCAAAACATAGAAGAAGACATTAAACTTTATATATCCCCAAACACTAAAATATAA